Genomic DNA from Triticum dicoccoides isolate Atlit2015 ecotype Zavitan chromosome 4B, WEW_v2.0, whole genome shotgun sequence:
CTCCGTGGAGAACGCGCGCGCCTTCGTCTCCAACCTCGTCTCCCACCTCCGGTCCATGGTCGGCACGCCGCGGATGCCCGGCAAGTCCGTCGACACCTACCTCTTCGCCGTGTACGACGAGGACCTCAAGCCCGGGAAGGCGTCGGAGAAGTCCTTCGGGCTGTTCCAGACCACGCTCACCGAGACGTACCCGACGGGGCTGATGAGGAACGGCACCGCGGGCCTGGCGCCGGCTCCGGCACCGACCTTGCGGCCGGCGAGCCCCCCGCCGGCGATACCGCAGGTGGGGTCACTCATCCATCACTCTTGGTCATGTTTGTTTGAAGTTTCTTGTGAACTTACAGTGAGCTCTCGCTTCCGCTGGTGCAGGTGACTCCGGtgcagccacagccaagcgcgtcggCAGCGGCGACGGCGCCGCCTCGTCATGCTCGTAGTGCTGCTGAATCGCCTCGCGCCGTGCCGGCGCTccatgtgtttgcttgtttcttgttCATGTCTCTGTTGATCTGACCTTTTCCATTTATGTCTGCGATCTCTGGAGTGTGTGTTGAGGCAAGCAACTTGTGTTCTTCTGTTATGTGGTTTTGCATTGTCAATAGTGCAACTCAGATACGATGTGAACAAATGTATTTGTTGGCGTATGGACACACTGACAGTCATCATATCATAAAAAGAATGATCAGACGAAGCATACATAATAAGTATTTTGTTGGCGTACAAATAACAAAGATACCAAGCAAGTGCAAGGAAAACATACACTGGGCAATGCAACAGAAACAACAATCTGCAGGCAAAACCTATGGCTTCAGAAGAAGTCAACAACCGAACAAGAGCTACAACAACTCTCAGCACACCACCATCTTAGAAGAAAAAAGAACAATGCAAAGGCAGCATCGAACAAACAAAcagccacacacacaaaaaaaaaaggAAGATATCATCGGATTTATTTATGCGCCGGAATGAGAAACTGGGGATGTGGTGAACTGCCCGTCCTCGAAAAGATGGATGTACTGCTGCGGCAATGGATGCTCCACCTGCAGCATAAGAACCACACAAGGTTAGGTTTAGGCCTGTAGCTTATGTGTAGATACCCCAGCCTTATTCCGTAGTACAGAAGAGGAATTCACACGGTGCAAAAATGAAGATAGCATCTTACCCAGTCGCCATCAGTCTCGTCGCTAGGAACCAATACATTCATTTCACTGGATTTAGCCGAAGTAATGGAAGCGCCCAGTGACTCTTTGTTCAAGTATAACTGACACCCAGCTGTGTTGTCGATTGATATTGTCGGCGCGTTGCCCTACAGGTAAAGAGGTGATGATGACTTCAGTCCTTCACGGCACTAGAAGCATGCCAAGTTCAAAAGATTTGACCAGCATACAAACAAAAGTTACACTTTTGGACCGATGACACAAATTCACAGAACAATCGAGTACCTGACATTGCACCTCAACGCCGTTGCAGTTGACAACCTCAAAAGCTGCTACAACATCCTGCATGACACGTTAACTAAATTACCCTCGGCATATGCAATATTAATTCCCAAAAAGAAATGCAATATCAGTTAGCTGACGCCCCAGAATGGTTTTTGCTGACCTTGAAAACAATTCCAAATTTGGTGCATTTGTCGACGGTGATATTGTTTACTTTACCTGAAAACAAGTTTAGCATTTGCTATTCACCAAAGCTTCCAGAAGAACATAATATATCCGAAGTAAAGATATACTTGTAtgcgttactccctccgtcccataatataatacgTTTTTGCAAActgttttagcttgcaaaaatatcttatattgtgggacggagcaaactgttttagcttgcaaaaacatcttatattgtggacggagggagtaccatttacTTGAAGGACGGAATCCTTGCATCCAAACACATAGATAGACTGTTTAGAATCACACTCATCAATAGCAAGGTCCTTTCTACCAACTTGATTTTCGATCACCCATCTGCCATTTTTCAGAGGAAATGTAAAATAGATCAGTGTAAAGAAATATGTGCTCATTTATAAAGAACCACAATATTATCCTACTAATTAAATGGTGCAAGCTCCACCAAGCAACATATGTAAATTATCAAACCAATAAGAAATTTAGATTAGGAAAGAAGGTTAGCTTCTTCGATATCAGATGGAATTACATTATTCAAATACACAATTCAAACTTAATCCAATGTGCTTCCTTAATTTTCTTTGCAATAATTTCTCTTGATAATGCATTTAATTATCTCCGGTTAGTACGAGATGAGTGTTTTTTCTTACACGAATTTAACTATCCCTTGGTCTTATGTGAAGTCATTTTCTCTGAAACTCTTTCATCTATATTTATGCCACAGACCTCAACACGAGCATTCATCTAAACAATTAGTTAAACAGGATTACAAATCCATATCCTGTTTttagctccctctcaactacgcgcAAGTCCATCTATTTCTGTGCCTGCTCTCTAGCGCAACTAATCAAACACAAGGTTTCTATAACTATTCCACATGGTTGGGCCTGTCTGGCATTGATGCAGACCAACAAACAAACCCACAACGTACCAGTGACAACATGTAATGACGTACTAGATAATAGACGCTAGATAACAGTATGTCGTTTTTAGCACTCACTTGCGACCCATCTGAAGCTCCAGTTTTGGGGTTCCAGTCTTGGAGGCAAAGGCTCCTGCACGAGAAGTCTTCGCAGGAGCAGGGGCAGCAGCACTACTGGTCACAACACCACTTCTATCAGCACGGTTTTTAGCCTTCATGTCATCAGTAACCTTTCGCAGCCCTGTAAAAATAATAATAGGGCTTCATATGTATGTTATTCTAGAAGGAAACAAATCTCTGGTCATAGACAAAGCAGGTGCTATCATCTACCTGAAGTCACATCTTTGCCCCCACCGATCTCTTGAAATACAGCTGCCATTCCTTGCTTAGGCTGCGAAGATTTTGGAGATTTGTCTGTGCTAAAAAGAGGAGCCGATGGTGCAGCAGGTGGAGGAGGACCCTTAGCCGCTGGGGCTTTTGATGTTGGAGCAGCAGCCTTTGGTGGTGCACATCCAGCAGGACCCCACACAGGCCCAAGAGGATAATATTTCTTAATATAATCCCTCAAGCCAGGCATGTAGAGCTCCTTCAAAGCTTTAGCCCACTCAACGTGGTCAGCGTCTTTGTTCTTGTACTCAACAAGAATCTAAGAGAAAAACAGTGTATATGCATCATGAACAAAACAACAAATACACATCTGGTTTCGTAGTAGAATGAAAATTTTCAGCTGGATCACTAATACCATTGCGAGAGGACATCTTACAAAAATTAATCAAAATCACAAGACAATTCAGGCAAAACATAAGTAAATGTTTCACCCAAAATGATCAATTACTATGAATTAGCATGTGTGGATTGACAAATATGTAATCTTCATCAAAGGTTTCGGAAAAAGACATAAATATTAGCTTTATGCTACTCTAGGCCTTTTAAGGGGATTCCTATTTACTCATGTGAACCTAATAAATAAGTTGTCGAAAACTTCATAATCCCGACAGTCCCCTTCCAGAATTATGTTGACAGGTCGACCTTGTCCCTTCCTCGGCACTCTTCCTCAGTCACTCATGCACACAGCACATCCCCCATTCCCCTTTTACCGGGTTTGTGAGCTCAGCTCTCCAATGCATCTTGTGCTGCATCTGCATCTAAAAAAATTGGTGTGTCCTTTAGCTTTTATCTTGTGCAAGATACAAGCTCATTCTCTCATTTCACTCTTTCTCATCCACCCCAACAAAATCCTGATTTGGCGACCAAAAATACAAGGTAGCATGTACTGTTTTAGATGCTTATAGGGTTCAATTTCTTCAGGATGAATATAACTTTAAAAAAACACAAGGTTGTCTTCTAATGCttttgttttataaaatacatCTATTACATGGTAAAAATAAATTTTAATGAAAGAATAATCTAGTAGTGACAACCAGAAACGCTAAATGGGTTGTTTTGCTTGAATAAAAAAGGATGGTAGTCATAAGTGTTACAGATGCATCTCACTAATCTATAGTGGACCTTTCCAAAAAGAAATAGCACCGAAGCATTCTTATCAGGCTTTTTTGTTATTCATAAATTCAACCACGGCAGTAGGTATAAATGCCACAGGTATTGTGGAGCAAGGACAGAACTGGTGCTAGAAGCTCCCACGccaggtggggtctggggagggattatacgAGGCAAGCCTTACCCCTGcacagtgcaatgcagagaggccgcgtcgaacccaggacctcttggcacacgTGGGGAGTAGTTCACCACTACGCCAGGCCTGTCGAAAATGGAATATAAAAGACACATACCTTGTTATTATAGAACTCGGCCATCTGCCAGCTTTCTTCAACATGTGCTGTTGGGAAACTCATGCCTTGCAAGGTGGAAGAATAAAAGCAAATCAGGCGCGAAACATGTATAACCTTGACCAGACTCGAAGCCAAAGAAGCAATCTCACTAACCGCAGCCTTTCCCTAAGAATGCAACCCAAGCCAGGGCGCCGAGACTGTCAGCAACACTCTTCATATGATTAAAATAGTCGGGCCTCCTTCCTTCCGTCATAGCAGTTGCTTTCGCTATAGTATCATGTAGAGGCTTGAGGAAATCCTGCGCATTAGCCATTGATGCAGGTTTCTGCAGAACAGGGGGCAAAAAGTTCAGTGATGTAAGAATTGCAGTTACAATTTTCCAGATCCATCAAGCACGGTAACATTGTACTATGCCGCAGCATCCAATACTGGACGCCATTACAACAGTGACATCAGCCCCAGACGTCTCGATCAACGAAACCCTACATCTCCTAACCTAGAATCAAAATCTCGGCTCGATCGGCCATTTCCGCGCAAACAATGCCCCAGTGCCCCAAAACCGAAGGGGACACCCGGAGATCTAAGGGCCGAGCGCAGACGTAAACGGCAGATCGGGGCAGGGAGAGAAGAGAGCGCCGTACCGGGTACTGCTTGGCCAGGATGAGGAGGTCCTTGGCGACGGCGAAGGCCTCCGCGAGGACGTTGGTGACCTCGAGCACCGTCCCGCCTATCTTCTCGGCCGCGGCGTTGAGGCGGCCGAAGGCCTCGGCGACGAAGTCGTCGTAGGCCAGGATCGCCGGATCCGACGACGCGGAGGCGCCCCCGAAGTCGCGCGCTGCCGAGGCCCCGGACGCGGCGACGGCCTCGAGGCGCGCCACCGCGGCCTCGAGCCGCTCGACGAGCGCCTTCTCCATGGCGGGGCGAGGCGAGGGAGAACGAATCGGGCCGCCGGGGTCGGTCGTGCGCGTCCGTGCGGCGGTGTGCGAGCGAGAGTGCGTCTCTGTGGCGCCGCTTCTCCAGCTGGTTGCGGTTTTGATGGACTCTGCGGCTTCGCGAGCGGCTTTCCTTTTTTTCTGTGGCGACAGGAAATACTACATGGGATTGCGAGATGCTGCGGCACTGGATAATTCCCCAAAATTACAGTACCACATGCTCAATCATGCACTGTAATTTGCAAAACAAGATGAAAGTACCACATATGTTTTTAGTTTATAATGGTATATTTTGATCTACTCGCAGTTTCTCAAATGAAGATTAGCATAGTCTACCAGTCAGGGAATATACTCAAGCTGGTAAAGGTCGGCACTAAGGAGTCAGTGTTGCGTCACGCTTGTAAACGTGAACTTTTTTAGCCTTTTATTAAGTcggtgagttgtcaccaaaagttaaAGGCCACTACTAAAGTCTAGCAATGAGAGAAACGCTACACCATATTATCATCTCTTCGCTTAAAAATTTCATTGTATGTATGTTGTACGAGGTGGCGGGCGGCGAGTAGCGGGCTGCCACCGGATACCCTAGCGAGAAGAGCGAAGGAGAGAATGAGTGGTAGATGAGATGAGGGCATCGTGCGGCTGCGTCGGTGGGCACTGCAATGAAAGTACCACATATGTTTTTTAGTTTACATGGTATTGTGATCTACTggtagtttttcaaaggaagattaGCATGATCTAAATAGTCAGGAAATATATTCAACCTGGCAAAGGTCGGCGATAAAGAGTCGTCGTTGTGTTACACTTGTAAACGTGAACTTTAGTCTTTTATTAAATTTGTGAGTTGTCGCCGAAAGTTAATGGCCACTACCAaagtctagcaacgagagagacgcTACAACATATTATCATCTCTTCGCTTAAAAAATCCATTGTATGTATGTTGTACGAGGTGGCGGGTGGCGAGTAGCGGGCTGCCGCCAGAAACCCTAGCGAGAAGAGCGAAGGAGAGAATGAGAAATAGGCGAGGTGAGGACGTTGTGTGGCTACACCCCTTAAAAAGGTGGGACCATGAGCATCGAAAATCCCTTTGATGCACCACAAAGCTCTAATTCCCAGGAGCTTAGTAATTTTAGGGGTTCGGTGTGTATGGTTAGAGTGCTTGTCAAGCTAGTCATCCATATTGATCCCCGCATTTGTAAGTTTTCATAGAACGGTACAGTCATTTTGTAACCGGTGTGAAAATCAGCAAACATATTTCTATGGTACAAGTTAGGTATAACTTTTTGGCGTCAACGGACAAGAAAAGCAAGGGATCTCTACACGACATCATGTTGTATGTCACGTGAAACATCTGAAAAGGGCGCAACGAACTCATATTCTTCTCACAAAATAGAAGAAGAAATAATAATAAATATATCTTCGACCACAAGCGTCTCACCTGTTTTGAGGTGGCAGACTTGGTTTTAGAAGACATTGATCATGTCTCAAGACATGGGAGAGTAGTTTGCATGTGTTACCTCGCATTCATATTTCTTTTTTGGAAAGATAATAATGCTCCGGTTAAGCTCTCTCTCAAAAAACTATAGATAATTTTATTGTGGCTTTTGTGCACATTAAAAGATGGATGTTTCCGTATTCTTTCATGAAAAATAAGGGTAAGTGTTTCTATCTTTTGAAATTTAAAATAAGTTTTTTTTGGAAAACAATTTACGGCATGAATTGGATTCAACATTTAAGCTTTAGTTCACTTCTTTAAAGAACTAGTAGTCAAAGGACAATAGACGGGTCAAAAATATACAAACACATGTAGTCAGCTTGAACTACGTCGTTTGTAAGTGAAAGTGATGTATCACATTGTTGTTTTAGGTTACCTTTTGTCCACCACATGAATGCTCCATGTTGCTTAATGCTCAAATGACGTTTGTGCGTCTTATCCATGAGTAATATATGTGACTTCTTTTATTCTTATCACAATAGCTTTATGTTTGAATAATCTGATATTTGAAGAAAACTAATGTGTTTTTGTGCGACCCAAAACAAATGTAAAGCGTATCTATGTGTTTTATTTCATGTCAGTTTTGAAACCCTATGAATCAAATGGCGTCTTATTCAAGTGCATGCTGGATCTCAACAACTTTACCATGTGGCGACTACCGACTAAAGTCACTTTGGGAGATGGATGTACTGCGTTATTCTAGGGCGACCGGTGGCCAAGGTCATCGTGTCGAGAGCTTGCATCGGCAGTTTATGCACGGATTAGCacccaaacaaaggataccactatTGTGGCAGTGGGACTGGAATACCATGACTGGACTAGAGATATCAAGCCAAACCTGAATGACCACGAACTACAACAGTTCTTGCGGCTCTGGTCGCTGATGAGCAACGCGCAGCTAAGTG
This window encodes:
- the LOC119294873 gene encoding cyclase-associated protein 1-like, which gives rise to MEKALVERLEAAVARLEAVAASGASAARDFGGASASSDPAILAYDDFVAEAFGRLNAAAEKIGGTVLEVTNVLAEAFAVAKDLLILAKQYPKPASMANAQDFLKPLHDTIAKATAMTEGRRPDYFNHMKSVADSLGALAWVAFLGKGCGMSFPTAHVEESWQMAEFYNNKILVEYKNKDADHVEWAKALKELYMPGLRDYIKKYYPLGPVWGPAGCAPPKAAAPTSKAPAAKGPPPPAAPSAPLFSTDKSPKSSQPKQGMAAVFQEIGGGKDVTSGLRKVTDDMKAKNRADRSGVVTSSAAAPAPAKTSRAGAFASKTGTPKLELQMGRKWVIENQVGRKDLAIDECDSKQSIYVFGCKDSVLQVNGKVNNITVDKCTKFGIVFKDVVAAFEVVNCNGVEVQCQGNAPTISIDNTAGCQLYLNKESLGASITSAKSSEMNVLVPSDETDGDWVEHPLPQQYIHLFEDGQFTTSPVSHSGA